The genome window ACTCTTCAGATTTCATAGCATCCTGTCTTCGGAGCTTGAGGCCATAGGAGCGATGGGCGGGATAGAAAAAGCCATAGAAAAAGAGGGGATAAGGCATATCAAGGTAATGCCTGTAGATTACAGGGCATTTCGCCTCACAGAGGAAGAGAAAGTTACAGCAACAAAAAAATCAGATTTAAAAAAAGACTCCATGTGGGAGACCTTTGTTTATGGGCTTGTCGGCGGTGAACTTGATTTTGCAGATGAGCAGGCAAAGAGAAAATATGGCGATATAGACCCTGTTTTTCTCGCAAAAATTTTAAATAAAAAAAGCAGCGAGGAGATTCCAGAGGAAGCATATGACAGGACAATTGCAAATTTTTTGAGGGAAGCAGAAGAAGGGGACAGGGTAGAAAAGAGCAATGTAAGCAGACTCACAGATTTTATAAGCAACCTCAGGCCCAATCTCAAAAGCCAGTTCCTCTCCGGGACATTCAAATACCTCTCAGCAAGACCAAAAATTGCAGAGGATGTGCTGTCGAAATTCTCAAGTGAGCTTGTTCTTGATGCACTTCAGGGCATAAGTGAGAGAGATATGCATATACCGCCAGTGGTGCTGAATCTTTTGCAAAAACTCTCAACAATAGGGCAGAGAGAACAGTCACCTCAGGTCGGAGGCTCGACTCTTCGAGAAGAAAAAACCCCTGAGCAGGGCATTATGGATGAAGAGAAAGTAAGGGAGAGGGTTATGGCAATTTTCAAAGAGGACGATATAGGACGATTTGTGCCAAAAGGCTATCAGGATACCATTTCAAAAGTTATTACTACGACACCAGCTTCCGGCGCTGACAGCGTCATGGAAGATCTGCTCGGTTCGGTGAGCGAGGCCAGTATCGAGGAACATGTTGTAAAAGTCGTCTTTGAAATCCTTGAGGGAGACATCACAGATGAAGAGTTTTCAGTGCTTGTAAGGAAGCTCAAGGAGATGTCTTCCTTCTTTCTGAGCACAGGCCAGTTTAATATTTTGGCAGGTATTCATAATGCCCTTACTTCCCGCCTCAAGTCTGTTGACAAAAGTCGCATGGAAACAATTATGGATGCCATTGGGTTTTTCTCAGGGAAAGAGTTCATGGAAGAGGTTATAGATGGATTCAGGCTATGGGGGAGAGAAAAATTTGCCGACATGTCAGTGCTTATAAGAAAGGTTGGGTCAGGCTTTATTCCTTTATTATTTGATATACTCGCAGCAGAGGAGAACAGACTTAATCGCAAGCTCCTTATCGAACTCCTTTCTACTTTTGGTTCTGCAGTGACCCCTGAGGCGCTGAGCAGAGTAAATGACAGCAGATGGTTCTTTGTGAGAAACCTCATAATTATAATGAGGCAGTCTGAAGACAGGACTTCGCTGCCCGCAATTCAGAAACTTGTTGACCATCCACATCCGAAGGTGCAGATTGAGGCGCTGAAGGCCCTGTTACAGTTTAATGCCCCTGATTCTGTGGCAGCCCTTAAAAAGGCAATTCTCTCAAAGGACACTGAGCTGTCTATGCCTGCTATAGCTCTATCAGGCATTTATAAAGTATCCGACGTTATGGATGTCTTGCTCCAGATCCTCGGGAAGAGGGCTGTCTCAGAAGCAGATTATGTGAAAAAAGAGGCGTGTGTTAAGGCATTAGGCGATTTCGGAGACTCGCGGGCCATGCCAGAGCTTGAAAGGCTTTACCGCTCAAGGAGCCTTTTTGCAGCAGGGGCCGTAAAGAGGCTCAAGGAAGCCATAATCCAGTCTATGGATAAATACCCGCCTGATTCTGCTAAAAGGTTTCTCGAGGCTGCGATTTCAAGAAAAGACGAAATGGAAAAATTATGCAGGGATATGCTAAACAGGGTCGCCAGGAAAGCGGTGTTGCAGGATGGATGAGAAATTTATCGAAGATTCGCTGAGGCGAAAAAATTCAATAGTTGGTTTAATTACGAATGTGGTTACAGCCATAGCAAATTCCTCTCTTTATTCTTCTGAACATTTTCAGGTCAAAAGACACATCGAGAAGGCCTATGCCAATATCTTAAATGTGCTTGAGGGGCATAAAGAAATAACATTTATGATTATAGATGAAGATTTGATTGTTGAGAGTTCTCCTCTTTCCAATGGTGTCTATGCCTTGAAATTTATTGAAAGGCTTCAGAGAAGGGGTATTGGCAGATTGACATTTATTAGCGGCATAACCATGGAAGAGTTGAAGAACTTTGTAGTAGCCCTCTCATCACCCCTGACTGTTGGTGCTGAGGTGGTATCATCGCCTCACATCAAGCTCGGCAGGGTGGATGTGCGCATAAGGCAAGGAGGAG of Nitrospirota bacterium contains these proteins:
- a CDS encoding HEAT repeat domain-containing protein — encoded protein: MAEIDKDLPIDTKLLSDAVIELNIARRSVATYPKGHPLISATINKAFDILSKLFAMRDEMTLGIAKDTLIVGQDYLDKKNQVYRDFALSLYKKGIASVTFIKGLEKDELFRFHSILSSELEAIGAMGGIEKAIEKEGIRHIKVMPVDYRAFRLTEEEKVTATKKSDLKKDSMWETFVYGLVGGELDFADEQAKRKYGDIDPVFLAKILNKKSSEEIPEEAYDRTIANFLREAEEGDRVEKSNVSRLTDFISNLRPNLKSQFLSGTFKYLSARPKIAEDVLSKFSSELVLDALQGISERDMHIPPVVLNLLQKLSTIGQREQSPQVGGSTLREEKTPEQGIMDEEKVRERVMAIFKEDDIGRFVPKGYQDTISKVITTTPASGADSVMEDLLGSVSEASIEEHVVKVVFEILEGDITDEEFSVLVRKLKEMSSFFLSTGQFNILAGIHNALTSRLKSVDKSRMETIMDAIGFFSGKEFMEEVIDGFRLWGREKFADMSVLIRKVGSGFIPLLFDILAAEENRLNRKLLIELLSTFGSAVTPEALSRVNDSRWFFVRNLIIIMRQSEDRTSLPAIQKLVDHPHPKVQIEALKALLQFNAPDSVAALKKAILSKDTELSMPAIALSGIYKVSDVMDVLLQILGKRAVSEADYVKKEACVKALGDFGDSRAMPELERLYRSRSLFAAGAVKRLKEAIIQSMDKYPPDSAKRFLEAAISRKDEMEKLCRDMLNRVARKAVLQDG